The Neurospora crassa OR74A linkage group IV, whole genome shotgun sequence genome has a segment encoding these proteins:
- a CDS encoding guanylate kinase gives MSAMRPVRLVNSILRTRLIHTMAPTLPPDRRPVVISGPSGVGKGTLFKLLFERHPDTFTLSVSHTTRGPRPGEKDGVDYHYVTKEAFEELKAKGGFVESAQFGSNFYGTSKATIEEQSAKGKVVVLDIEMEGVKQIQASGFPARYVFIAPPSEEELEKRLRGRGTDKEEDILKRLAQAKNELAFSKTGVHDKIIVNEDLETAYKELEEFVYAPVA, from the exons ATGTCCGCCATGCGCCCAGTCCGTCTTGTCAACTCCATTCTTCGAACGCGTCTCATCCACACAATGGCTCCCA CTCTCCCTCCTGATCGTCGCCCCGTCGTTATCTCCGGCCCCTCTGGCGTCGGCAAGGGCACCCTCTTCAAGCTCCTCTTCGAGAGACACCCCGACACTTTTACTCTTTCCGTGTCGCATACCACCCGCGGCCCTAGACCCGGCGAGAAGGATGGCGTCGACTACCACTATGTCACCAAGGAAGCTTTCGAGGAGCTGAAGGCCAAGGGCGGTTTCGTCGAGAG TGCGCAGTTCGGCAGCAACTTCTACGGAACCAGCAAGGCCACCATCGAGGAACAGTccgccaagggcaaggttgTCGTTCTCGACATCGAGATGGAGGGTGTCAAGCAGATCCAGGCCTCTGGCTTCCCCGCCCGCTACGTCTTTATCGCTCCCCCAtcagaggaggagctggaaaaGAGACTCCGCGGCCGCGGTActgataaggaggaggatattctCAAGAGACTGGCTCAGGCCAAGAACGAGCTCGCTTTCAGCAAGACCGGTGTCCATGACAAGATCATCGTCAACGAG GATCTCGAGACGGCTTacaaggagctcgaggagtTCGTCTATGCGCCGGTTGCCTGA
- a CDS encoding HET domain-containing protein yields the protein MQVVFSQRAPKTSRVSTRALVLQSFNFDLNGELTGISSHFKSYPSITMWLINTRTLELEEFVGADIPAYAILSHTWETGEVTFHDAKAKLLGKQTSQGARKVAKACEVAAEHGLAYAWVDTCCIDKSSSAELTEAINSMFQWYRLSQICLVYLSDLKAVELDHAMYTSRWFKRGWTLQELIAPSRLMFYDQDWKKRGTKEDLASLLSKITRIDIGILLDPSRMYTVPVGKRMSWAADRQTTRLEDRAYSLLGIFDINMPLIYGEGPKAFTRLQEEIIRRSNDVSIFCWRTQENTRWRGILASSPDDFRCAADTEDDVALKNGPEYTLTNKGLRIELDLASAGPNLYLMALYCTDYFKDEWECIYLTAIGKDSYARARPQELVCKARKGLSWVRKQSQYLTEEMDSEMSSITLRHALDRSFTFDGLLHTRLGYQLGGTHPERLWHHDHAAFLHVGYKPFVGCHVLKPNPRRFASAVILAFGVTNEGRSWLCFVERHTICPWSPSQRVLNRAECLNTPVKWSREVRSSIVGSIGQYGIFRDQKEDMLAATWATDSTFLTATLAEEVRDGCTTYVIKLRDKIIVSSEDSQEQNTGGPKDGDRKSWLMRAIGL from the coding sequence ATGCAGGTAGTATTCTCCCAACGAGCCCCCAAAACATCCAGAGTTTCCACGCGTGCCCTCGTTCTGCAGAGTTTCAATTTCGACCTCAACGGCGAGCTGACTGGCATTTCTTCTCACTTCAAATCTTACCCATCAATCACCATGTGGTTGATCAACACACGCACCCTTGAGCTCGAGGAGTTTGTGGGCGCCGACATACCCGCGTATGCCATTCTTTCGCACACATGGGAGACTGGAGAGGTCACATTTCACGACGCCAAAGCAAAGCTCCTGGGGAAGCAGACCTCTCAAGGCGCCCGCAAGGTAGCAAAGGCATGTGAAGTTGCGGCCGAGCATGGACTGGCCTATGCGTGGGTCGATACGTGTTGTATTGACAAGTCCAGTAGTGCAGAGCTCACAGAGGCCATCAATTCCATGTTCCAATGGTATCGCTTGTCGCAGATTTGCTTGGTCTACCTCTCCGACCTCAAAGCAGTTGAACTTGACCACGCAATGTACACATCCCGCTGGTTCAAACGTGGATGGACGCTTCAAGAACTCATCGCTCCCTCCAGACTCATGTTCTACGACCAGGActggaagaaaaggggaacGAAAGAGGATTTGGCAAGCCTACTTAGCAAGATCACTCGCATTGATATTGGAATCTTGTTGGATCCTTCCAGAATGTATACTGTTCCGGTTGGCAAAAGAATGAGTTGGGCGGCTGACCGGCAAACAACGCGTTTGGAAGACAGGGCCTATTCTTTGCTGGGAATCTTTGACATTAACATGCCTCTAATATACGGAGAGGGCCCGAAGGCCTTTACAAGGCTGCAAGAGGAAATTATACGGCGAAGCAACGATGTCAGCATCTTTTGCTGGCGGACCCAGGAAAATACACGTTGGCGCGGTATACTGGCCTCCTCGCCTGATGATTTCAGGTGTGCAGCAGACACTGAGGATGATGTGGCTCTCAAGAACGGCCCTGAATACACTTTGACAAACAAGGGCCTCCGAATTGAGCTCGATCTTGCGTCTGCTGGCCCGAACCTCTACTTGATGGCACTATATTGTACCGACTACTTCAAGGACGAGTGGGAGTGCATCTACTTGACGGCCATTGGTAAGGATTCGTATGCGAGGGCTCGACCACAAGAGCTTGTTTGCAAAGCCCGAAAGGGTTTGTCGTGGGTCCGGAAGCAGTCTCAATACCTCACTGAGGAGATGGACTCTGAGATGTCGTCCATTACACTCAGGCATGCTTTGGATAGGTCATTCACGTTTGATGGGCTTCTACACACAAGGTTGGGATACCAGCTTGGCGGCACACATCCTGAACGTTTGTGGCATCACGATCACGCCGCGTTTCTTCATGTCGGTTACAAGCCTTTCGTTGGCTGTCATGTGTTGAAGCCGAATCCAAGGCGCTTTGCCTCTGCGGTGATACTTGCCTTCGGAGTCACGAATGAAGGGCGCAGCTGGCTGTGTTTTGTAGAGAGACATACCATCTGTCCCTGGTCCCCATCGCAGCGTGTCTTGAACCGTGCTGAATGCCTGAATACTCCTGTCAAATGGTCAAGGGAAGTCAGGTCAAGCATAGTAGGCAGTATAGGTCAATACGGAATCTTTCGAGATCAGAAAGAGGATATGCTTGCCGCAACGTGGGCAACAGACTCCACATTTCTTACGGCTACACTTGCCGAAGAAGTGCGAGATGGCTGCACCACGTATGTCATAAAGCTGAGAGATAAAATCATTGTAAGCAGCGAGGATAGCCAGGAGCAGAATACGGGTGGACCAAAAGATGGAGACAGAAAGTCGTGGCTGATGAGGGCTATCGGCCTTTGA
- a CDS encoding alcohol dehydrogenase: MSTQTKEVQQWHTFEDGFDNLTRGTAPMPTPGQDEVLVKIKAVSLNYRDTEVTNGEYNHYEAYSRRTTPLVPCSDALGIITAVGPLGPGASESAWKVGDRVLSTFCQSHLTGQITAKDLASALGKPLDGVLQTYRVFPSTGLVRVPEYLTDEEASCLPIAAVTAWMAIFGMEPFGTWATKASDDGKKPLQGKTVLLEGTGGVAIAGLQIAKAAGARTIITSSSDEKLRRAKEELGADHVINYKTTPDWEKKVMEITGENDGADIILETGGAGTLYKALDCIAFGGLISCIGYTAGKEDSGEGSRMNVNVLALRRTVTLKGIINGPRDRFEEMCEFYQRHEIRPVVDKVFEFEEGKEAIKYLRSGSHFGKVVVKVE, encoded by the exons ATGTCTACTCAAACAAAGGAAGTCCAGCAGTGGCACACATTCGAAGATGGCTTCGACAACCTCACTCGTGGCACTGCACCCATGCCCACCCCCGGCCAGGATGAAGTGTTGGTCAAGATCAAGGCTGTTTCTCTTAACTACCGTGATACGGAGG TGACCAACGGCGAATACAACCACTACGAAGCCTACTCCAGGCGTACCACTCCCCTCGTCCCCTGCTCCGACGCCCTCGGCATTATCACCGCCGTAGGCCCCCTCGGCCCCGGCGCCTCTGAGTCCGCCTGGAAAGTAGGCGACCGCGTCCTCTCCACCTTCTGCCAATCCCACCTCACCGGCCAAATCACCGCCAAGGACCTGGCCTCGGCGCTCGGAAAGCCTCTCGACGGCGTGTTGCAGACCTACCGCGTATTTCCCTCCACCGGCCTCGTCCGGGTTCCCGAGTACCTgaccgacgaggaggcgAGTTGCCTGCCGATTGCCGCCGTGACAGCTTGGATGGCCATTTTCGGAATGGAGCCCTTTGGCACCTGGGCCACCAAGGCATCTGATGATGGGAAGAAGCCGTTGCAGGGCAAAACGGTGCTGCTGGAGGGAACGGGCGGCGTGGCTATTGCAGGACTGCAGATTGCCAAAGCGGCCGGGGCGCGGACCATCATCACGAGTTCGAGCGACGAGAAGCTGCGCAGggccaaggaggagttggGCGCCGATCATGTGATTAACTACAAGACGACGCCCGActgggagaagaaggtgatGGAGATTACGGGAGAGAACGACGGGGCGGATATCATTCTCGAGACGGGCGGGGCGGGAACGCTGTATAAGGCACTGGATTGCATTGCGTTTGGCGGGCTGATCTCTTGCATTGGGTATACGGCCGGTAAGGAAGACAGTGGGGAGGGGAGCAGGATGAATGTGAACGTGTTGGCGCTGAGGAGGACTGTGACGCTCAAGGGAATTATTAATGGTCCCAGGGACCGATTTGAGGAGATGTGCGAGTTCTATCAGAGGCATGAGATTAGGCCGGTGGTGGATAAGGTGTTTGAGtttgaggaggggaaggaggcgATCAAGTACTTGAGGAGTGGCAGTCATTTTGGTAAGGTGGTTGTTAAGGTCGAGTAG
- the ecd-1 gene encoding early conidial development-1 protein, with protein sequence MDSLLDQQEPLLNDTDPFLRVYRYAITLHPSPLLSSRYTIEPPPASPRTSSDTPTKQTPLPPSLASNDFSKQTPGQTDGHEDNKAESRVLVPRRGASNIPATAPRAVVNTPQRTVTVTLYAANHKPYEVPIKFYNQQSTRHSRLEQIWAGQMQGGPELLSWIEIVRHKLFAQIPGFVFVPQDPFLSPIETVNLLGGLTDQRDDTQALSQLTAKFLREYFANMSMEDRPVLYSQAQKTGDGEKLVDFHKESLHDIFFSIQVHRRKGNKNIVGDHLKGPHPLVARAAKEKYIQEACFPIHPHVMKKVVQHVVEARKAYLLKKQDQAQTQAPPHVQSQLKRSGSMRTMKSCVSLKANDMNNNSIRRMKSHASLKDSESTNVGNNIIIPLPPIPTEDWGCRDPHAWLVGWDLEMESLAYMRRSSDFPRLGKVQERQLVLYQFARSVDEWMWRLEQAEKNAGCGLGLTEPEKVRACEMEDLKDTEELLIEL encoded by the coding sequence ATGGATAGTTTACTGGATCAACAAGAGCCTCTTCTCAACGATACGGACCCATTTCTACGTGTTTACCGTTACGCGATCACTTTGCATCCCAGTCCGCTTTTGTCATCACGGTACACGATCGAACCTCCTCCAGCTAGCCCTAGAACGTCCAGTGACACGCCAACCAAGCAGACTCCGCTACCGCCGTCACTAGCGTCTAACGACTTTTCGAAGCAAACTCCAGGACAAACCGATGGCCATGAAGACAACAAGGCAGAATCACGAGTGCTTGTGCCTCGACGCGGCGCATCCAACATACCCGCAACGGCTCCACGGGCCGTGGTCAACACGCCACAGAGAACCGTCACAGTAACCCTGTATGCCGCCAACCACAAGCCATACGAAGTCCCCATCAAGTTCTACAACCAGCAAAGCACTAGGCATTCACGTCTCGAACAGATCTGGGCTGGTCAAATGCAAGGAGGGCCCGAACTCCTTTCGTGGATTGAGATCGTCCGTCACAAACTCTTCGCCCAAATTCCCGGCTTCGTTTTTGTACCCCAGGATCCTTTTCTCAGCCCCATAGAGACCGTCAACCTCCTGGGCGGCCTAACCGATCAACGCGATGATACGCAAGCACTCTCGCAGCTGACAGCCAAGTTTTTGCGAGAATACTTTGCGAATATGAGCATGGAAGACCGGCCGGTGTTGTACAGTCAAGCTCAGAAAACAGGAGACGGGGAAAAGCTCGTTGACTTCCACAAGGAGAGCCTCCACgatatcttcttctccattcAAGTCCacagaagaaaagggaacaAGAACATCGTTGGCGACCACTTGAAGGGGCCACATCCGCTGGTGGCTAGAGCGGCAAAGGAGAAGTATATCCAAGAAGCGTGTTTTCCTATTCATCCACATGTGATGAAGAAGGTTGTTCAACATGTTGTTGAGGCGCGCAAAGCTTATCTTCTCAAGAAGCAGGATCAGGCTCAGACTCAGGCTCCACCACACGTCCAATCTCAATTAAAACGGTCTGGCTCAATGCGCACAATGAAAAGCTGCGTCTCATTGAAAGCAAACGAtatgaacaacaacagcattCGCAGAATGAAAAGTCACGCCTCCCTCAAAGACAGTGAGTCTACCAACGTAGGCAACAATATCATCATTCCTTTACCTCCAATCCCCACAGAAGATTGGGGCTGCCGTGATCCCCATGCCTGGCTAGTCGGATGGGacttggagatggagagctTGGCTTACATGCGTCGGAGCAGCGATTTTCCTCGCCTTGGCAAGGTTCAGGAACGCCAGCTTGTGTTGTACCAGTTCGCCAGGAGTGTTGATGAGTGGATGTGGCGTTTGGAACAGGCAGAGAAGAACGCTGGATGTGGACTTGGACTGACTGAACCGGAAAAGGTGAGGGCCTGTGAAATGGAGGACTTGAAGGATACGGAGGAGTTGTTGATTGAGCTTTGA
- a CDS encoding tartrate transporter: MRPVCHPHPDNPFSSSCSCFVWSGSVVFLCHLAYPPPYNTYSMARHGGRDSLSGIEKPAVEASENYTHNEQPNTGNLNVRAMDPEERIRIEKSLLRKLDARCSYFVVIYILNYLDRNNIGAARLKGLQEDLKLTDTQYATCLSILYVGYILMQIPSNMFINRIPRPSLYISAVMAIWGLISTLTGLAKGFGGMVAIRFLLGFVEAAFLPGALLILSKWYTRRELTKRNAILFCGNLISNAFSSLVGAGVLSNMDGVLGHRAWRWLFYIEGAATMFVAVMAAFILPDLPTNSRGFTEEELLVAQLRMTEDVGEADSDSADMGTFDGLIMVVKDWKVYLMMLTFTAYTTGLSFNAFFPTLTGTLGLAYVPTLLLSAPPWVFACIFSLINAWHSDRKQEKFGHIVGPICMGLVGFVISMATLNKAARYVALFLQAGSYAGFIVFYSWISSSFPRPPAKRAVALAMINAFSQLGNVAGSYVWDLKENGYRKSYGIVTAMFGVTVVGCWVIRMVLVDQNKKLAHGEESAWEVHDDVANQTARVEGLKSEGADLKPQIGFRYLV, encoded by the exons ATGCGCCCCGTCtgccatccccatcccgACAACCCTTTCTCCTCATCCTGTTCCTGCTTTGTCTGGTCTGGGTCCGTGGTGTTTCTGTGTCATCTTGCCTATCCACCCCCTTACAACACATACAGCATGGCCAGGCACGGGGGCCGTGATTCCCTCTCAGGAATCGAGAAGCCGGCGGTCGAAGCATCCGAGAACTATACACACAATGAGCAACCAAACACTGGCAATCTCAATGTTCGCGCTATGGACCCTGAGGAGCGCATTCGTATCGAAAAGTCTCTCCTCCGCAAGCTTGATGCTCGGTGCTCCTACTTTGTTGTCATCTATATCTT GAACTACCTCGACCGAAACAACATTGGTGCCGCCCGTCTCAAGGGTCTTCAGGAGGATCTCAAGTTGACCGATACCCAATATGCGACATGTCTCTCCATTCTTTATGTCGGATATATCCTCATGCAGATCCCTTCCAACATGTTCATCAACCGAATTCCCCGGCCATCGCTCTACATCTCGGCAGTCATGGCGATTTGGGGTCTCATTTCGACGTTGACTGGTCTGGCCAAGGGCTTTGGTGGCATGGTTGCCATCCGGTTCCTGCTGGGCTTCGTCGAAGCCGCCTTCCTGCCCGGAGCGCTCTTGATCCTCAGCAAGTGGTACACCCGTCGTGAGCTGACCAAGCGCAACGCCATTCTCTTCTGCGGCAATCTCATCTCGAAtgccttctcttctctcgtCGGTGCTGGCGTCTTGTCCAACATGGACGGCGTGCTGGGTCACAGGGCCTGGAGGTGGCTGTTCTATATCGAAGGTGCCGCCACCATGTTCGTCGCCGTTATGGCGGCTTTCATCCTTCCCGACTTGCCGACCAACAGCCGCGGGTTCACCGAGGAGGAACTCTTGGTCGCCCAGTTGCGCATGACCGAAGATGTCGGTGAAGCCGATAGCGACTCGGCCGATATGGGGACCTTTGACGGCTTGATCATGGTCGTCAAAGACTGGAAGGTCTACCTGATGATGCTGACTTTCACTGCCTACACCACCGGTTTGAGTTTCAACGCCTTCTTT CCTACACTCACGGGTACTCTTGGCCTGGCATATGTTCCCACTCTTCTTCTCAGCGCCCCTCCCTGGGTCTTTGCCTGCATCTTCTCACTCATCAACGCCTGGCACTCAGATCGCAAGCAAGAAAAGTTTGGTCACATTGTCGGCCCCATCTGCATGGGTCTTGTCGGATTCGTGATCAGCATGGCCACCCTCAACAAGGCGGCGAGATACGTTGCCCTCTTCCTGCAAGCTGGCTCTTACGCTGGCTTCATCGTCTTTTACTCGTGGATCAGCTCTTCGTTCCCCCGCCCACCTGCCAAGCGTGCCGTCGCTCTGGCCATGATCAACGCTTTCAGCCAGCTTGGCAACGTCGCGGGATCGTACGTCTGGGACCTGAAGGAGAACGGCTACCGCAAGAGCTACGGCATCGTGACGGCCATGTTCGGTGTCACGGTTGTCGGCTGCTGGGTGATTCGCATGGTGCTTGTCGACCAGAACAAGAAGCTTGCGCATGGAGAGGAAAGTGCATGGGAGGTGCACGACGATGTGGCCAACCAGACGGCGAGAGTGGAGGGATTGAAGAGCGAAGGTGCGGATCTGAAGCCACAGATTGGGTTCAGATATCTTGTTTGA